A single window of Drosophila suzukii chromosome 3, CBGP_Dsuzu_IsoJpt1.0, whole genome shotgun sequence DNA harbors:
- the msl-3 gene encoding protein male-specific lethal-3, with product MMELKDEVPMFHKGEIVLCYEPDKTKARVLYTSKVLNVFERRNEHGLRYYDYKIHFQGWRPSYDRCVRAPVLVKDTEENRKLQRELAEAAQLQIRGDYSYKGTPDKPVAKKKRGGRGAHAEEPLVDPLDTGHLTAEKEMPPTQRSAGNRTRDNSGGNRKEKATPAEGRTKANRGRQTDVGHHNELADPAADRFVPQEDRIMMRVSERLRELIEYDRNMVKKLGKQHALPARVPIVTIMENFVKQRAVELAIGIKQDSSRARNTQSRNARMEREYDRVMSNVCMLKEVVDGLRIYFEFHLDDHLLYKEEKEYIHNYLTDDNMRNCSLILNKSYDFINPSGDTELVALDGTPVGAGLGKTNGQIEGGILGGTEYEKQLQKCLLYIVTSSGKNTAQAYDRSSPYTAAYKLPMEMRGFLHETFKWRLLSAESPPEKSMVFGAPHLARLMIKMPMFLNASPISNKKLEDLLPHLDSFINYLENHREWFDKENYANSTAVHQDALQRELLDSLDGIAA from the exons ATGATGGAGCTGAAGGACGAGGTGCCGATGTTCCACAAGGGCGAGATAGTCCTTTGCTACGAACCGGATAAAACGAAGGCCCGAGTTCTTTACACCAGCAAG GTTCTAAACGTCTTCGAGCGCCGCAACGAACATGGCCTGAGGTACTACGACTACAAGATCCACTTCCAGGGCTGGCGGCCCTCCTACGATCGCTGTGTTCGCGCCCCCGTCCTGGTGAAGGACACCGAGGAGAACCGCAAGTTGCAGCGCGAGCTGGCCGAAGCCGCGCAGCTGCAGAT CAGGGGCGATTACTCGTACAAAGGCACGCCCGACAAGCCGGTTGCTAAGAAGAAGCGCGGCGGACGAGGTGCCCACGCCGAGGAACCTTTGGTAGACCCACTGGACACGGGACACCTCACGGCCGAAAAGGAAATGCCGCCCACCCAGCGCTCAGCGGGCAACCGCACGCGCGACAACAGCGGTGGCAACAGGAAGGAGAAAGCCACTCCCGCCGAAGGCAGGACAAAGGCCAACCGAGGACGCCAAACAGACGTCGGCCATCATAATGAGCTCGCTGATCCCGCTGCCGATCGGTTTGTCCCCCAGGAGGATCGCATCATGATGCGCGTCAGCGAGCGGTTGCGGGAACTTATAGAGTACGACCGAAACATGGTCAAGAAGCTGGGCAAACAGCACGCCCTGCCCGCCCGCGTGCCCATCGTGACCATTATGGAGAACTTCGTCAAACAGCGGGCCGTTGAGCTGGCTATAGGCATCAAGCAGGACAGTTCGAGGGCCAGAAACACGCAGAGTCGCAATGCCCGAATGGAGCGGGAGTACGATCGGGTCATGTCCAA CGTCTGCATGCTCAAGGAAGTAGTGGATGGACTTCGCATTTACTTCGAGTTCCACCTGGACGATCACCTGCTCTACAAGGAAGAGAAGGAGTACATCCACAACTACCTCACCGACGACAACATGCGCAACTGTAGCCTAATCTTAAACAAGTCGTATGACTTCATCAATCCTAGCGGCGACACGGAACTGGTCGCATTGGACGGCACGCCCGTGGGCGCAGGATTGGGCAAGACCAATGGACAGATCGAAGGCGGCATTCTCGGCGGCACCGAGTACGAGAAGCAGCTGCAGAAGTGCCTGCTCTACATTGTTACCAGCAGTGGCAAGAACACGGCACAGGCCTATGACCGCTCGTCGCCGTACACTGCCGCCTACAAACTGCCCATGGAGATGCGCGGGTTTCTCCACGAAACATTCAAGTGGCGACTTCTGTCAGCGGAATCTCCGCCGGAAAAGTCAATGGTCTTCGGCGCTCCCCACTTGGCAAGACTGATGA TAAAAATGCCCATGTTTTTGAACGCCTCGCCAATTAGCAATAAGAAGCTGGAAGATCTACTCCCCCACCTCGACTCCTTTATAAA CTACTTGGAGAACCACAGGGAGTGGTTTGACAAGGAGAATTATGCAAATTCCACCGCCGTGCACCAGGACGCATTGCAGCGGGAGCTGTTGGACTCCCTGGATGGCATAGCTGCTTAG
- the BBS1 gene encoding BBSome complex member BBS1, with protein sequence MAGAPNWLHVDTEDESPSPHLTTLSSCMALSDVQCDGYVRLLAADISLDDDAEEPSATLKVFRGLKLKQEQPLPGIPTAIESLYIDETEPKTPVIAVAIAESVLFYRHLKPYFKYTIPALESEDLELEVWRKLPVMKSSSHPALLDSLRNIDHSKLSRKSQRLLQMSEEEREDFIATHKDSPVGRVGSIVAMCCLKRISSDANPPSHLVLATDSGHILILEPQGFNLVFQGRTCDDETAVPSLISVQGTFETDFCIVVATRNGGVYLLRKTQSEGQEIFKLGIPLTGVLLLPIDQTIIASTMDNRYMCYSKRGKLLHQVQLADLPVCLLPLPMIHLGLTLVAIALRGGVVKFYLQRYLVDEFSLDETVDAMVYGRMGMEDHVLTLVTQSGKIVVKILRRVSRFEPKLGDMGSKRSGSDHKSIADASILDKPKKSSIFVEQAAREKQQAKSTYGSFQVELWRLRHTAARATIDAINSSESTISGDLTHAPVKLSAEVCGSGPAFRLYLTVQNLSTFKMASNLVVLLHADRRHYTIPQTLARLPSVLPGVPLRVDFEVVAVLDPMDKLPPASLTPDNSLIRVMLMKAGQAKPLIAAAVSMPQSEAAF encoded by the exons ATGGCCGGTGCTCCTAACTGGCTCCATGTGGACACGGAGGACGAGAGTCCTTCACCGCATCTCACCACCCTCTCCAGCTGCATGGCCTTGAGCGATGTCCAGTGCGACGGATATGTCCGTCTGCTGGCGGCGGACATTTCGCTGGATGACGACGCCGAGGAGCCCAGTGCCACCTTGAAGGTTTTCCGGGGACTTAAGCTCAAGCAGGAGCAGCCTCTGCCGGGGATTCCCACGGCCATCGAAAGTCTCTACATCGATGAAACGGAACCGAAAACACCGG TAATTGCAGTGGCCATCGCCGAGTCAGTGCTCTTCTATCGTCACCTTAAGCCTTACTTCAAGTACACAATTCCCGCCCTGGAGTCCGAGGACCTCGAGCTGGAGGTGTGGCGCAAGCTGCCAGTGATGAAGTCGAGCTCACATCCTGCCCTGCTGGACTCCCTGCGGAACATTGACCACTCCAAGCTGTCGCGGAAATCACAGCGACTTCTGCAAATGAGCGAGGAGGAGCGCGAGGACTTCATCGCCACCCACAAGGACTCGCCGGTGGGTCGAGTGGGCAGTATCGTGGCCATGTGCTGCCTAAAGCGCATCTCCAGCGATGCCAATCCGCCCTCCCACCTGGTACTAGCCACCGATTCCGGACACATCCTGATCCTGGAGCCACAGGGTTTCAACCTAGTTTTTCAGGGCAGGACCTGCGACGATGAGACCGCCGTACCGAGCCTCATCTCAGTGCAGGGAACCTTCGAGACGGACTTCTGCATTGTGGTGGCCACACGAAATGGCGGTGTCTATCTGCTGCGAAAGACCCAATCTGAGGGACAGGAGATCTTCAAGCTGGGCATTCCCCTTACCGGAGTGCTGCTCCTGCCCATCGACCAGACGATCATTGCCTCCACAATGGACAATCGCTATATGTGCTACTCGAAGCGCGGCAAGCTGTTGCATCAGGTGCAACTGGCCGATCTGCCCGTCTGCCTCCTTCCGCTGCCCATGATCCACTTGGGGCTCACCCTGGTGGCCATCGCCCTCAGAGGGGGCGTGGTCAAGTTCTATTTGCAGCGCTACCTGGTCGATGAGTTCTCCCTGGACGAGACGGTGGATGCCATGGTGTACGGCCGGATGGGCATGGAGGATCACGTCCTCACTCTCGTCACTCAGTCCGGCAAGATTGTGGTTAAGATATTGAGACGGGTGTCCCGGTTTGAGCCCAAGCTAGGAGATATGGGGAGCAAGCGATCGGGCAGCGATCACAAATCCATCGCGGATGCCTCGATTCTGGACAAGCCCAAGAAGAGCTCCATCTTTGTGGAGCAGGCGGCGCGGGAGAAGCAGCAGGCCAAGT CAACCTATGGAAGTTTTCAGGTAGAGCTCTGGCGCCTGCGCCACACTGCAGCCCGGGCGACCATCGATGCCATCAACTCCTCGGAGAGCACGATATCCGGGGATCTGACCCACGCCCCTGTAAAACTATCCGCCGAGGTCTGTGGTAGTGGACCTGCGTTTCGCCTCTACCTCACCGTTCAGAACCTGTCCACCTTTAAAATGGCCTCCAACCTGGTGGTTCTTCTCCACGCGGACAGACGGCACTATACTATTCCGCAGACTCTGGCCCGTCTACCCAGCGTTCTGCCGGGAGTGCCCCTCCGAGTGGACTTCGAAGTGGTGGCCGTGTTGGATCCCATGGACAAACTGCCTCCGGCCAGCCTAACCCCGGATAACTCCCTGATTCGGGTTATGCTGATGAAGGCTGGTCAGGCCAAGCCCCTCATCGCAGCCGCCGTTTCCATGCCCCAATCCGAGGCAGCCTTCTAA